The following are encoded in a window of Bradyrhizobium sp. WBOS07 genomic DNA:
- a CDS encoding aspartate aminotransferase family protein yields the protein MTNSAAPHLLPVFARANLGFERGEGCWLIATNGDRYLDFTSGVAVNALGHCHPHLIKALQEQATKLWHMSNLFQSPDGEKLAARLCHESFADLVFFCNSGAEALEGVIKLVRHHHFSKGHPERYRIITFEGAFHGRTLATLAATGSAKYLEGFGPPMDGFDQVPHGDLDAVKKAIGPDTAGILIEPIQGEGGVRSAPPAFLKALRQLCDEKGLLLAFDEVQTGMGRAGDLFAYRRTGVTPDVMSLAKALGGGFPIGAVLATADAAAGMGPGSHGSTFGGNPLAISAANAVLDVMLKPGFFDHVQKMSLLLKQKLASVIDRHPDIVGEVRGEGLLIGIKAVVPSGDLVAALRDEKLLTVGAGDNVVRFLPPLIVTEAEIEDSVGRLERACTALSAGQSKRAAS from the coding sequence ATGACTAACAGCGCAGCCCCGCATTTGCTTCCCGTTTTCGCCAGGGCCAACCTCGGTTTCGAGCGCGGCGAAGGCTGCTGGCTGATCGCGACCAATGGCGATCGCTATCTCGATTTCACCTCGGGCGTCGCCGTCAATGCGCTGGGCCATTGCCACCCGCATCTGATCAAGGCGTTGCAGGAGCAGGCGACGAAGCTGTGGCACATGTCGAACCTGTTCCAGAGCCCGGACGGCGAGAAGCTCGCCGCGCGCCTGTGCCACGAGAGTTTTGCCGACCTGGTGTTCTTCTGCAATTCCGGCGCCGAGGCGCTGGAGGGCGTGATCAAGCTGGTGCGCCATCATCACTTCTCCAAGGGGCACCCGGAGCGCTACCGCATCATCACCTTCGAAGGCGCCTTCCACGGCCGCACGCTGGCGACGCTCGCTGCGACGGGATCGGCAAAATATCTCGAAGGGTTCGGTCCGCCGATGGACGGCTTCGATCAGGTGCCGCATGGCGACCTCGACGCCGTCAAGAAGGCGATCGGGCCTGACACCGCCGGTATCCTGATCGAGCCGATCCAGGGCGAGGGCGGCGTGCGTTCGGCACCACCGGCGTTCCTCAAGGCACTGCGCCAGCTTTGCGACGAGAAGGGCCTGCTGCTCGCCTTCGACGAGGTGCAGACCGGCATGGGCCGTGCCGGCGATCTGTTCGCATATCGGCGCACCGGCGTTACGCCTGACGTGATGTCGCTGGCGAAGGCGCTCGGCGGCGGCTTCCCGATCGGCGCCGTGCTGGCGACCGCGGACGCGGCCGCCGGCATGGGGCCCGGCTCGCACGGCTCGACCTTCGGCGGCAATCCGCTGGCGATCTCCGCGGCCAACGCCGTGCTCGACGTCATGCTCAAGCCCGGCTTCTTCGACCACGTGCAGAAGATGTCGCTGCTGCTCAAGCAGAAGCTCGCCTCGGTGATCGACCGTCACCCCGATATCGTCGGCGAGGTGCGCGGCGAGGGCCTCCTGATCGGCATCAAGGCCGTCGTGCCCTCGGGCGACCTGGTCGCCGCCTTGCGCGACGAAAAGCTGCTGACCGTCGGGGCCGGCGACAATGTCGTGCGCTTCCTGCCGCCCTTGATCGTCACCGAAGCCGAGATCGAGGACAGCGTCGGGCGGCTGGAGCGCGCCTGCACCGCCTTGTCGGCCGGCCAGAGCAAGCGGGCGGCAAGCTGA
- the argF gene encoding ornithine carbamoyltransferase, producing MSKSPTKTPKHFLDINELPLSELKRMLAASSAMKAKQKAHQPVRPLEGKTLAMIFERPSTRTRVSFDVGMRQLGGEAIMLTGAEMQLGRGETIADTARVLSRYVDAIMIRILNHDALLELAANATVPVINGLTRRSHPCQVMADLMTYEEHRGPIEGKTVAWTGDDNNVLASWAHAAERFKFQLNVATPPELAPKKAMRDWIKATGAPIVLGTDPEAAVRGADCVVTDTWVSMGDKEGEHRHNVLKPYQVNGKLMSLAKRDALFMHCLPAHRGEEVTDEVIDGPQSVVFDEAENRLHAQKGILAWCFDAVK from the coding sequence ATGAGCAAGTCCCCGACCAAGACGCCGAAGCACTTCCTCGACATCAACGAGCTGCCCTTGTCGGAGCTCAAGCGCATGCTCGCCGCGTCGAGCGCGATGAAGGCGAAGCAGAAGGCGCATCAGCCGGTACGGCCGCTCGAAGGCAAGACGCTGGCGATGATCTTCGAGCGTCCCTCGACGCGGACCCGGGTGTCGTTCGACGTCGGCATGCGCCAGCTCGGCGGCGAGGCGATCATGCTCACCGGCGCCGAGATGCAGCTCGGCCGCGGCGAGACCATCGCCGACACCGCGCGCGTGCTGTCGCGCTATGTCGACGCCATCATGATCCGCATCCTCAATCACGATGCGTTGCTGGAGCTTGCGGCCAACGCCACCGTACCCGTCATCAACGGCCTGACGCGGCGCTCGCATCCCTGCCAGGTGATGGCCGACCTCATGACCTACGAGGAGCATCGCGGCCCGATCGAGGGCAAGACGGTGGCCTGGACCGGTGACGACAACAACGTGCTGGCGTCCTGGGCCCACGCCGCCGAGCGCTTCAAATTCCAGCTCAACGTCGCAACCCCTCCGGAGCTCGCGCCGAAAAAGGCGATGCGCGACTGGATCAAGGCGACCGGCGCGCCGATCGTGCTCGGCACCGATCCGGAAGCCGCCGTGCGCGGCGCCGATTGCGTCGTCACCGACACCTGGGTGTCGATGGGCGACAAGGAAGGCGAGCATCGCCACAACGTGCTCAAGCCCTACCAGGTCAACGGCAAGCTGATGTCGCTCGCCAAGCGAGACGCGCTGTTCATGCATTGCCTGCCCGCCCATCGCGGCGAGGAGGTCACCGATGAAGTGATCGACGGCCCGCAATCGGTCGTGTTCGACGAGGCCGAAAACCGCCTGCACGCG